The DNA segment TGAAGCGCAGCAAGCTGGTGAGCTTCATCCGCAACTTCCTCGACGGGCGGGACTTCGTCGAGGTGGAGACGCCGATGATGCACCCGCTGGTGTCGGGCGCGGCGGCGCGGCCGTTCGTCACGCACCACAACACCTACGACATCGACCTCTTCATGCGCATCGCGCCCGAGCTCTACCTGAAGCGGCTCGTGGTGGGCGGCATGGAGCGCGTCTATGAGATCAACCGCAACTTCCGCAACGAGGGCGTGAGCACCCGGCACAACCCGGAGTTCACGATGCTGGAGTTCTATCAGGCGTACGCCACGTACGAGGACCTGATGAACCTCACGGAGGAGATGCTCTCGGAGGCCTCCCGCCACGTCACCGGCGACTCCAAGGTGAAGTACGGCGAGCACACCATCGACTTCGGCAAGGGCTGGAAGCGCATCCCCATGCCGGAGGCCATCCGGGAGGCCGTCCCCAGCCTGTCCGACAAGGACATGGTCGACGTGGACCGCCTGCGCCACGAGCTGCTCAAGACGGTGCACTCGGAGGTGGAGCGCCGCGCCGTGGACGCCATGAACCACGGTGAGCTGGTGGGCGCCCTCTTCGAGGCCCACGTCGAGCACACGCTCATCCATCCCACCTTCATCACCCAGTATCCCACCGCCGTCTCCCCGCTCGCCCGCCGCAACGACCAGAACCCGGAAATCACGGACCGGTTCGAGCTCTTCGTCGCGGGGCGCGAAATCGCCAACGCGTTCTCCGAGCTGAACGACCCCCTGGACCAGAAGGGCCGCTTCCAGGCCCAGCTGGACGCGAAGCAGCGGGGCCAGCAGGAGACGATGGACTACGACGAGGACTACATCCGCGCCCTGGAACACGGCATGCCGCCCACGGCCGGTGAGGGCATCGGGATTGATCGCGTCGCCATGTTGTTCACGGACGCCGCCAGCATTCGTGACGTGATTCTCTTCCCCCTCCTCAAGCCGCTGGCGAAGTAGCCACGAGGCCTCGTGCACCCCGCTGAACGGCAGACCGACTATCGCTGGCCCCTCCTGTGGGCCGGCGCCCTCGTGGCACTTGTGGGAGCCATCCTCCTGGGGGTGGCCATCTCCGAGTCCGAGGCGTGGGCCGAGGTGGCCGGCGCCCTGGGCCT comes from the Corallococcus macrosporus genome and includes:
- the lysS gene encoding lysine--tRNA ligase — encoded protein: MAETDNKNPPGEKSGEAVDLGSKEQEIYQQRLDKAAKWREAGFNPYGNGYAPKHRAADILATHANHSMEDLEKDAPVYDVAGRIVAMRSFGKAAFIKLRDRTGEIQAHVKKDALGDLYEVFKQCDLGDFVAVEGPIFRSKTGELSLSATKFVPLTKSLRPMPEKWHGLTDVEIRYRQRYLDLVSNPDVKQVFLKRSKLVSFIRNFLDGRDFVEVETPMMHPLVSGAAARPFVTHHNTYDIDLFMRIAPELYLKRLVVGGMERVYEINRNFRNEGVSTRHNPEFTMLEFYQAYATYEDLMNLTEEMLSEASRHVTGDSKVKYGEHTIDFGKGWKRIPMPEAIREAVPSLSDKDMVDVDRLRHELLKTVHSEVERRAVDAMNHGELVGALFEAHVEHTLIHPTFITQYPTAVSPLARRNDQNPEITDRFELFVAGREIANAFSELNDPLDQKGRFQAQLDAKQRGQQETMDYDEDYIRALEHGMPPTAGEGIGIDRVAMLFTDAASIRDVILFPLLKPLAK